The following are encoded together in the Zygosaccharomyces rouxii strain CBS732 chromosome C complete sequence genome:
- the MRX1 gene encoding Mrx1p (similar to uniprot|P40050 Saccharomyces cerevisiae YER077C Hypothetical ORF): protein MLGIRYQILSRNFQLYSRVQGSSLKEKLNNLQQRQTVLNKSSKELKRLDAKKRLEIKKTQKRAYPRQKAITLLQKQNKNLDQELKAAAIGPTSDSDLKYLLKTRDKRLIYTILGITGEQLRDSVLIDKDVKKFLKRGLIEKAVILTRLAKNRGSAGMNSIMKYFFHESQAPQSAVDMYNWRKKWGIPPNEFTNTILFDGLARQKNPIKKANASLVLKAVDRLIENNKLTQIEFNAALGALSNCNDITHAFELFERKNKGVEKDSISYLWILRACKRVESDSLFQEVIISIMEDIPARLIDAPLLFEFCKTLHSRDDNVALQKMAVLALKEYFEIDYDTDLWPKLLGSFQLLPLSHWSIDRRFPLNAPVVGLFLDNCLKSKQYSLGLQFFEYLKANKTEILDLGMYHKYMELQLKGNPLDCGDKCLEVFNEVESNPNFISFKHSLILLYKAFERQALKKANNIDKVKINEFLSKCLDVIKKNEGIYSKEFNTRLYPKKTWQFIFAIVKAANTNEALSSRMFTTIIDEYLRSFIHGEFSPSSISPTNRESRETLRFVELECIRLLNQLASRMSIPGIEEVDTSKPSLERNIFLQRRQLRQFKKMLLEHVDALQSEHPNVEDLNELDVKLKEKASKILDDHKTNEYMNYVLVR, encoded by the coding sequence ATCACTCAAGGAGAAACTGAATAATCTTCAGCAACGACAAACAGTACTGAATAAATCGTCGAAAGAactgaaaagattagaTGCTAAGAAACGATTAGAGATCAAGAAGACTCAAAAAAGGGCATATCCTCGACAGAAAGCCATCACTTTACTTCAGAAgcaaaataaaaatttggatcaaGAACTAAAGGCGGCAGCTATAGGTCCCACTAGTGATTCTGATTTGAAATACCTACTGAAAACTAGAGATAAAAGATTGATATACACAATATTAGGTATTACGGGAGAGCAATTGAGAGACTCGGTATTGATAGATAAGGatgtaaagaaatttctgAAAAGAGGACTTATTGAAAAAGCTGTGATATTGACAAGATTGGCAAAAAATAGAGGTTCCGCTGGTATGAATTCCATAATGAAATATTTCTTCCACGAATCGCAAGCACCTCAATCTGCGGTAGATATGTACAATTGGAGAAAGAAATGGGGAATACCGCCCAATGAATTTACGAATACTATCTTATTCGATGGATTAGCAAGACAGAAAAATCCGATAAAGAAGGCAAATGCATCGTTGGTCTTGAAGGCGGTAGATAGATTAATTGAAAATAACAAATTAACCCAAATTGAATTCAATGCAGCGCTGGGAGCACTCTCCAATTGTAACGATATAACTCATGCATTTGAGCTTTTcgaaagaaagaacaaaggTGTTGAAAAAGATTCTATTAGTTATCTTTGGATTTTAAGAGCTTGTAAAAGGGTGGAATCAGATTCATTGTTTCAAGAAGTAATCATATCAATCATGGAAGATATTCCAGCGAGACTGATAGATGCTCCATtattatttgaattctgTAAAACTTTACACTCGAGGGACGATAACGTCGCACTTCAAAAAATGGCAGTATTAGCACTGAAAGaatactttgaaattgattacGATACCGATCTTTGGCCAAAACTTCTTGGAAGCTTCCAACTCTTGCCGCTAAGCCACTGGTCTATCGATAGAAGATTCCCACTAAATGCACCCGTTGTTGGACTGTTTTTAGACAATTGCTTGAAATCGAAGCAGTATTCCTTGGgacttcaattttttgaatatttgaaagcGAATAAAACCGAAATATTAGATTTGGGAATGTATCACAAGTACATGGAACTACAACTCAAAGGAAATCCGTTAGATTGTGGAGATAAATGCCTAGAGGTATTTAATGAAGTTGAAAGTAACCctaatttcatttctttcaagCATAGCTTAATTCTGCTCTACAAAGCATTCGAAAGACAAGCGCTTAAAAAGGCTAATAACATTGATAAAGTCAagatcaatgaatttttgtCAAAATGCCTAGACGTcataaagaaaaatgagGGTATCTATTCTAAGGAATTCAATACGAGATTGTATCCTAAGAAAACTTGGCAATTCATATTTGCCATCGTTAAAGCCGCCAATACAAATGAAGCACTAAGCAGTCGGATGTTCACAACGATTATTGATGAATATCTGAGATCATTCATCCATGGAGAATTTAGTCCCTCTTCCATTTCACCAACTAATAGAGAAAGCAGAGAAACCTTAAGATTCGTGGAATTGGAATGTATAAGGTTACTGAACCAGCTTGCATCTAGAATGTCCATACCGGGTATTGAAGAAGTGGACACATCAAAACCATCATTGGAAAGAAACATTTTCCTACAAAGAAGACAACTCCGtcaatttaaaaaaatgttATTAGAACATGTCGATGCATTACAGTCTGAACACCCAAATGTCGAGGACTTGAATGAACTTGATGTTAAACTTAAGGAAAAGGCATCGAAGATACTCGATGATCATAAAACTAATGAGTACATGAATTACGTACTGGTACGATAA